One segment of Candidatus Liberimonas magnetica DNA contains the following:
- a CDS encoding response regulator: protein MKKVYIVDDDRDIVDSISIVLKSSGYEVKAQYDEENLIKNVESFGPDLIILDVIFPESDSAGFDMARQLKDSKSTKNIPILMLSAINEKGNYGFTFSNRDRDNSYLPVEEFIEKPIMPGDLIKKVKELIKK from the coding sequence ATGAAAAAAGTATATATCGTAGATGACGATAGGGACATTGTTGATTCAATTTCGATAGTGCTGAAAAGTTCGGGTTATGAAGTCAAGGCTCAGTATGATGAAGAAAACCTGATAAAAAATGTTGAATCGTTCGGGCCTGATCTTATTATATTGGATGTCATATTCCCTGAAAGCGACAGCGCAGGGTTTGATATGGCAAGGCAGTTAAAAGACAGTAAGTCAACAAAAAATATCCCGATACTGATGCTTTCTGCGATAAATGAAAAAGGCAATTACGGCTTCACTTTTTCAAATAGAGACAGGGATAATTCCTACCTCCCCGTAGAAGAATTTATTGAAAAACCTATAATGCCGGGCGACCTTATAAAAAAGGTAAAAGAACTCATAAAAAAATAA
- a CDS encoding HAMP domain-containing histidine kinase: protein MNKSIASISLVGAGKGGKALLMDLVKIPGIRIKYVYDVASDAEGMVFARKQKIKTFTGRNLNKILSDPELDLILEVTGKQDVYNYLIKNKLPSVNILSSSASKIIFYFIDAQQHITNELEDYKLTLEHRILERTEEIKRANLELEKKVYEFEKLNEKLQQINDAKTKYLLQATHQLKAPFAAIQSYIEVLLNGYAGNIPEMALSILNKVKVRCDLLSTSIKNMLELANLNSCVIENVKMKTVKLDKIVSVVVESFAAMAGQKKVAIEIKNETKYDSVLGNQEQIKIMVANIIENAIVYSFENTVINVALQDYKNNKVALIIADHGIGIPEENVDKIFLEYFRSNNAVKNHENGTGLGLSIVKRIADIHDAEIEVKSTVGSGTEIKVIFNRLKKGSGR from the coding sequence ATGAATAAGTCGATAGCAAGCATTTCTTTAGTAGGTGCCGGCAAAGGCGGCAAAGCTTTGCTGATGGATCTGGTAAAGATTCCAGGAATCAGGATCAAATATGTTTATGATGTCGCTTCCGATGCGGAAGGGATGGTCTTTGCAAGAAAGCAGAAAATAAAGACATTTACAGGCAGGAACTTGAATAAGATACTTTCAGACCCGGAGCTTGACCTGATCCTTGAGGTAACAGGCAAACAGGATGTCTACAATTATTTAATCAAGAACAAGCTCCCTTCTGTGAACATATTGAGTTCTTCGGCAAGTAAAATAATATTTTACTTTATCGACGCTCAGCAGCATATTACAAACGAGCTCGAAGACTATAAATTGACCCTCGAGCACAGGATCCTAGAAAGAACGGAAGAGATAAAACGTGCCAACCTGGAACTTGAAAAAAAGGTTTATGAGTTCGAGAAACTGAACGAAAAACTCCAGCAGATCAACGATGCAAAAACAAAGTACCTCCTTCAGGCGACACATCAGCTTAAAGCACCGTTTGCGGCAATACAGAGTTATATTGAAGTGCTTTTAAACGGATATGCAGGCAATATACCAGAGATGGCTTTAAGCATCCTCAACAAGGTAAAGGTAAGGTGCGATCTGCTGTCAACATCTATCAAGAATATGCTTGAATTGGCAAACCTTAATTCATGCGTGATCGAAAATGTTAAGATGAAGACCGTCAAGCTTGATAAAATAGTGTCGGTTGTTGTGGAATCTTTTGCCGCTATGGCAGGGCAGAAAAAAGTAGCTATAGAAATAAAAAATGAAACAAAGTATGATTCCGTCCTTGGGAACCAGGAGCAGATAAAAATAATGGTAGCTAATATTATTGAAAATGCGATAGTCTATTCTTTTGAAAATACCGTAATTAATGTGGCTCTGCAGGATTATAAGAATAATAAGGTAGCCCTGATAATAGCGGATCACGGGATAGGTATCCCGGAAGAGAATGTAGACAAGATCTTTTTAGAGTATTTCAGGTCGAACAATGCGGTAAAAAACCATGAGAACGGAACGGGCCTGGGCCTTTCAATAGTTAAACGTATCGCGGACATACATGATGCGGAAATAGAGGTTAAAAGCACGGTCGGTTCGGGCACGGAAATAAAAGTTATTTTCAATAGATTAAAAAAAGGCAGCGGCAGGTAA
- the glgB gene encoding 1,4-alpha-glucan branching protein GlgB: MDNFVRASSLMQPNDEYLFKEGSHFRLYNILGAHLIEVDGMKGVQFAVWAPNAEKITVIGDFNFWDKEAHPLKARWDGSGIWEGFIPGLAQGSIYKYFITSRFNNYKVEKADPLAFHYETPQKTGSIVWGLDYKWNDAEWMKDRFKKNKFASPYAVYEVHLGSWRRVPEQGNRPLNYRETAHELADYCKDIGFTHVEFLPVMEHPFYGSWGYQTLGYFAPTSRFGTPQDFMYLVDYMHQNGIGVILDWVPSHFPCDQYGLSFFDGTNLYEHEDMRKGFHPDWKSSIFNYDRNEVKNFLLSSALFWLDKYHVDGIRVDAVASMLYLDYSRKEGEWMPNKYGGRENIEAIEFLKRFNHVVFENYPDVQTIAEESTAWPMVSKPTYMGGLGFGMKWNMGWMNDMLKYFSVDPLFRKYHQGQITFSFLYAFAENFVLPFSHDEVCQGKGSLVGKMPGDEWQRFANLRALLGYMYGHPGKKLLFMGCEFGQVREWNHDESLEWHVLGFHFHKGIQDWVRDLNKMYNSEPALYEFDSSWEGFEWVDFSDNDQSIISFIRKSKDSKSIVLCVYNFTPVLRQNYRVGVPRGGFWKEMLNSDAYKYCGEQRGNLGGFYADWWHAHGRQFSLNLTIPPLGAVFMKSEI, from the coding sequence ATGGATAATTTTGTAAGAGCATCATCGCTTATGCAGCCTAATGATGAATATCTTTTTAAGGAAGGAAGCCATTTCAGGCTTTATAATATACTCGGCGCGCACTTAATTGAAGTTGACGGAATGAAAGGCGTGCAATTTGCAGTCTGGGCCCCGAATGCGGAAAAGATCACAGTTATCGGAGATTTTAACTTCTGGGATAAGGAAGCCCATCCTTTAAAAGCGCGCTGGGATGGTTCGGGGATATGGGAAGGTTTTATACCTGGCCTGGCGCAGGGCAGTATCTATAAATATTTTATAACTTCCCGTTTTAATAACTACAAGGTTGAAAAAGCCGATCCTCTGGCGTTCCATTACGAAACACCGCAGAAAACCGGCTCTATCGTATGGGGCCTGGATTATAAGTGGAATGATGCTGAATGGATGAAAGACAGGTTTAAAAAAAATAAATTTGCTTCTCCTTATGCTGTTTATGAAGTGCACCTTGGCTCATGGCGCAGGGTTCCGGAACAGGGGAACAGGCCGCTCAATTACAGGGAGACTGCCCACGAGCTTGCAGACTACTGTAAAGACATAGGTTTTACTCATGTGGAGTTCTTGCCTGTTATGGAGCATCCTTTTTACGGGTCCTGGGGTTATCAGACACTCGGGTACTTTGCCCCGACAAGCAGGTTCGGGACACCGCAGGACTTTATGTATTTAGTCGACTATATGCATCAAAACGGGATAGGCGTTATACTTGACTGGGTGCCCTCCCACTTTCCTTGCGACCAGTACGGGCTTTCATTTTTTGACGGGACGAACCTCTACGAGCATGAAGATATGAGAAAGGGTTTTCATCCTGACTGGAAAAGCAGCATATTTAATTATGACAGGAATGAAGTAAAAAATTTTCTTTTGTCAAGCGCGTTGTTCTGGCTGGATAAATACCATGTTGACGGTATAAGGGTCGATGCTGTAGCTTCCATGCTTTATCTTGATTATTCAAGGAAAGAAGGGGAATGGATGCCGAATAAGTATGGAGGCAGGGAAAATATAGAGGCCATAGAGTTTTTAAAACGCTTTAACCATGTCGTTTTTGAAAATTACCCGGATGTGCAGACGATAGCCGAAGAGTCAACTGCCTGGCCCATGGTTTCAAAGCCTACCTATATGGGGGGCCTGGGTTTCGGCATGAAGTGGAATATGGGCTGGATGAACGATATGCTTAAATATTTTTCGGTTGACCCGCTGTTCAGGAAATATCATCAGGGGCAGATAACTTTCAGTTTTCTTTATGCTTTCGCGGAAAATTTCGTGCTGCCGTTCTCTCACGATGAAGTCTGCCAGGGAAAAGGCTCCCTGGTAGGCAAGATGCCGGGCGATGAATGGCAGAGGTTTGCGAACTTAAGGGCCTTATTAGGGTACATGTACGGCCATCCTGGCAAGAAGCTTCTTTTTATGGGGTGTGAGTTCGGCCAGGTAAGGGAGTGGAACCATGACGAAAGTCTTGAGTGGCATGTACTTGGCTTTCATTTTCATAAAGGCATTCAGGATTGGGTTAGGGACTTGAACAAAATGTATAACTCAGAACCTGCGCTTTATGAGTTCGATTCTTCGTGGGAAGGTTTTGAATGGGTAGATTTCAGTGACAATGACCAAAGCATAATAAGCTTCATAAGAAAATCAAAAGACAGTAAAAGTATTGTGCTCTGCGTATATAACTTTACACCTGTATTAAGACAAAACTATCGTGTAGGCGTTCCCAGGGGAGGTTTCTGGAAAGAAATGCTTAACAGCGACGCTTATAAATATTGCGGCGAACAAAGAGGTAACCTGGGCGGTTTTTATGCAGACTGGTGGCATGCACACGGCAGGCAGTTTTCTTTAAACCTTACTATTCCGCCCCTCGGCGCAGTGTTCATGAAGAGCGAAATTTAA
- a CDS encoding CsgG/HfaB family protein, whose amino-acid sequence MLKKIFILAMVAGCLAVDSYSKDIPFEERTIAAVMPFSYHVDEYPQYEKSVSGIADALAVDLLKTNKVRLLERTRIDDVLKEVALGQSGVIDNAKAIQAGKQLGAQQVILGSIIALSIREEGRSVKIAEKTTRWVEIQAEVRLVDVETGELLATGKATNKVSSAEKHAFGGKIGKLATPESLVQQALEGLGEKLAKDLAKSIRPVTKKK is encoded by the coding sequence ATGCTCAAAAAAATCTTTATTCTGGCGATGGTTGCGGGTTGTTTGGCTGTTGATTCATATTCTAAGGATATCCCCTTTGAGGAAAGGACTATAGCGGCTGTAATGCCTTTTTCGTATCACGTGGATGAGTACCCTCAATATGAAAAAAGCGTCAGCGGGATCGCAGATGCCCTGGCTGTCGACCTTTTGAAAACGAATAAGGTCAGGCTTCTTGAACGCACGCGCATAGACGACGTTTTAAAAGAGGTAGCGTTAGGACAGTCAGGAGTTATAGACAACGCAAAGGCGATTCAGGCCGGGAAGCAGCTCGGCGCCCAGCAGGTTATCCTCGGCTCGATAATTGCCCTTTCGATCAGGGAAGAAGGCCGCAGCGTCAAGATAGCGGAAAAAACAACAAGATGGGTAGAGATCCAGGCAGAGGTGCGCCTCGTAGATGTTGAAACCGGGGAACTGCTCGCGACAGGAAAAGCCACCAACAAAGTATCGAGCGCCGAGAAACACGCTTTCGGCGGAAAGATCGGGAAACTTGCGACCCCGGAATCCCTTGTTCAACAGGCCTTAGAGGGGCTGGGTGAAAAACTTGCAAAAGACCTGGCAAAAAGCATAAGGCCTGTCACTAAGAAAAAATAA
- a CDS encoding diphosphate--fructose-6-phosphate 1-phosphotransferase → MQKKQISELQKERAKFKPILPSIYKNGPSNVLGKLGKPTKSISNEETVQKLFPHTYGLPIVSFVKGKNTALAKKAIKVAVVLSGGQAPGGHNVIAGIFDGIKKANPKNKLIGFLGGPSGIVENKWKEITAPLMDEYRNTGGFDIIQSGRTKIESPEQFEKTKQTILDNKIDALVVIGGDDSNTNAGLIAEYFKKEGMEISVIGVPKTIDGDLKNDQIETSFGFDTATKVYSELVGNTCRDVNSGQKYWHFIRLMGRSASHITLEVGFKTQPNIVLIGEEVLAKQMTLAQVVDQIVEVVIKRAQLNKNFGVALIPEGLIEFIPEMKELITALNDALAGNEEKINSPASPENKKDFIYTQLPVHLANLMRSLPGNIASQLMLERDPHGNVQVSLIETEKLLIDMVKMKLAEYKKTNNYTCKFSAVTHFFGYEGRSGAPSNFDAAYTYALGYNAAVLVLNGFTGYLSSVKNLIKPSKDWECGGVPLTMMMNIERRKGKEKPVIQKALVKLDGAPFKELVRNREAWAMTESYLFPGPIQYFGPSSVTDLTTKTLVYEHMKKKR, encoded by the coding sequence ATGCAAAAAAAGCAGATATCCGAACTTCAAAAAGAAAGGGCAAAATTCAAGCCCATACTCCCGTCAATATATAAAAACGGGCCGTCAAATGTTTTGGGCAAATTAGGAAAACCGACTAAAAGCATATCCAATGAAGAGACAGTGCAAAAGCTGTTCCCGCACACCTATGGATTGCCTATAGTAAGTTTTGTAAAGGGAAAGAACACTGCCCTGGCAAAGAAGGCAATAAAAGTAGCCGTAGTCCTTTCAGGAGGCCAGGCGCCCGGGGGGCATAACGTGATCGCAGGTATTTTTGACGGGATCAAAAAAGCCAACCCAAAAAATAAACTTATCGGTTTTTTAGGAGGGCCTTCAGGGATAGTAGAGAATAAATGGAAAGAAATAACCGCGCCGCTAATGGATGAATACAGGAACACGGGCGGGTTTGACATAATTCAGTCCGGGCGTACGAAGATAGAATCTCCGGAACAGTTTGAGAAAACCAAACAGACTATCCTGGACAATAAGATAGATGCCCTGGTAGTCATAGGCGGAGATGATTCAAATACTAACGCCGGCCTTATTGCTGAATATTTTAAAAAAGAAGGAATGGAGATAAGTGTTATAGGCGTACCCAAGACAATTGACGGGGACCTGAAAAATGACCAGATCGAAACATCTTTCGGGTTCGATACGGCAACCAAGGTCTATTCCGAGCTTGTCGGAAACACCTGCAGGGACGTGAATTCCGGGCAAAAATACTGGCACTTTATCCGTCTTATGGGAAGGAGCGCATCGCATATCACGCTTGAGGTCGGGTTTAAGACTCAGCCTAACATAGTCCTTATCGGAGAAGAAGTTCTCGCAAAACAGATGACGCTTGCCCAGGTCGTTGATCAGATAGTTGAGGTCGTTATTAAACGGGCGCAATTAAATAAGAATTTCGGGGTAGCCCTGATCCCCGAGGGGTTGATAGAGTTCATACCTGAAATGAAAGAACTTATCACGGCTCTAAATGATGCTTTGGCCGGTAATGAAGAAAAGATAAATTCTCCGGCCAGCCCGGAAAATAAGAAGGATTTCATCTATACTCAATTGCCGGTCCACCTTGCGAACCTGATGAGGTCATTGCCGGGCAATATAGCCTCCCAGCTCATGCTTGAGCGTGACCCTCACGGGAATGTCCAGGTATCTTTGATTGAGACTGAGAAACTACTAATTGATATGGTAAAGATGAAACTTGCAGAATATAAGAAAACAAATAATTATACATGTAAATTTTCTGCGGTTACGCATTTTTTTGGCTATGAAGGCCGGAGCGGTGCCCCGTCTAATTTTGATGCAGCATATACTTATGCACTGGGTTATAATGCAGCCGTGCTTGTGTTGAACGGTTTTACCGGCTATTTATCTTCGGTAAAGAACCTTATAAAACCGTCAAAAGACTGGGAGTGCGGCGGTGTGCCTCTTACGATGATGATGAACATAGAAAGAAGAAAAGGCAAGGAAAAGCCCGTTATACAAAAAGCTTTAGTAAAACTTGACGGGGCACCTTTTAAAGAACTGGTAAGAAACAGGGAAGCCTGGGCAATGACCGAGAGCTACTTGTTTCCGGGCCCTATCCAGTATTTCGGGCCTTCCAGTGTAACGGATCTGACGACAAAAACGCTTGTTTATGAACATATGAAGAAAAAGCGGTAA
- a CDS encoding AbrB/MazE/SpoVT family DNA-binding domain-containing protein, with translation MMTTIMTTKGQIVIPSRIRRHMNIKKGSKLYIEEEGDKIVIKPMNTEYFNNLAGVLQTKGKLTKTLIEERVKEREKEGHK, from the coding sequence ATGATGACCACGATAATGACAACCAAAGGACAGATAGTTATCCCGTCAAGAATTCGCAGGCATATGAACATCAAGAAAGGCTCAAAGCTTTATATTGAAGAAGAGGGAGACAAGATAGTTATAAAACCCATGAATACCGAGTACTTTAACAATCTTGCCGGAGTTTTGCAGACAAAGGGCAAATTAACCAAGACTTTGATCGAAGAAAGGGTTAAAGAAAGAGAAAAAGAGGGGCATAAATGA
- a CDS encoding type II toxin-antitoxin system VapC family toxin: MIKVLDSHALMVFLEKEPGYEKMQQIFVQAAEKDNHLLMTSVNFGEIYYIVLRECGKEKTEEVEKVIASLPIHIVDVNIELAKEAGKLKAINKMSYADCFAAALAKVNKGELITGDKEFKQVESVLKIHWLE; this comes from the coding sequence ATGATAAAAGTATTAGACTCCCATGCATTAATGGTATTCTTGGAAAAAGAACCAGGATACGAAAAAATGCAACAGATTTTTGTGCAAGCGGCCGAGAAAGACAACCATTTATTAATGACTAGCGTTAATTTCGGAGAAATTTATTACATTGTACTCCGCGAGTGCGGAAAAGAAAAAACCGAAGAGGTGGAAAAGGTAATCGCTTCTTTGCCTATCCATATTGTTGATGTAAATATTGAGTTGGCCAAAGAGGCCGGGAAGTTAAAAGCTATAAATAAAATGTCTTATGCCGATTGTTTCGCGGCAGCATTGGCAAAAGTCAATAAAGGCGAGCTTATAACCGGCGATAAAGAATTTAAACAAGTAGAAAGCGTGTTGAAAATTCATTGGCTTGAATAA